The DNA segment ATAATTAACGCGTTATAGGTTATAGCTAGACTGGCCAATACAAGTATTTAAATGATTGATAAGCTAATATACCCTCCCTTCCTTTATCAATTTTAACACAATCATCATGGCTAATTTTGAAATAAGGAGGCCTAGGCTAAAAGGTAATGTTGAATAATTTCTGGAGGATGTTAAGCCATTATCACTACaacagtacagtacacacactaACCAAACCTTGAGCTGAGACATCAAATGCCAGGAAAAATACATTTCACCCTTTTAAGAGCCCTGCATAAAGTTTAGGCTCTGGTAAATATCTTCTAGCTAGGCCATATGATAatgtatttgatatttaaatactGCTTTCAAAAATGTTATACTGTACAAGTCCTTACTTTAACCAAGAGCCGATTGAAAGGATTTGTCAGTTCATatttaactgtaattagttaTACACgaggcattttttatttttatgttttatttatttattattattgccctTTAATTGCACCTGTAATAAATGTCATtgtacactgaaaaataaaaatggatgtaaaaatatatttcttttagAAATTGAATCAATTGCACACATAATTATAAAGAATTAGCAAGTGATatattgaattactaaaatagatttatttggcataaaataaaatgctcctatgcagtttttttgtattactttttttttgacagcatATAATCAGACTAAACTAtaagttttattaatgtttttttggatTAGGTGTGATGGCTTTTGTTCAGCTCTGAGTCATCTGACATGTCTCACTCTTCCAAGCCTCGATCCCATCCTTGTGGCCTTTGCGACAAATCTTTTGCCCAGATATCCATGCTGACCAGACACCAGCAGCTGCACACCTCTCGCCTGGTTCTACATAAACGCACCCATGCTGCAGAGAAGCCTCATACCTGCCGGCTTTGCTCCAAGACCTTCATCTCGTCGGCTCACCTTGCCTTGCACCTGCGCTCGCACAGCGGAGAGAGGAAGTACAAATGCAGTGTATGTTCCAAAATGTTCATGCAATCGTCCCAGCTTATGCGCCACAAGACCATCCACACTGGCGAGAAACCCTTCAAATGCCCAGATTGCAATAAGTGCTTCGGCCGTGCCTCACACCTGAAAACCCACCGTAGGCTCCACACTGGTGAAAAACCCTTCAAATGCACacagtgtgaaagggcttttacgcAAAAGGCCGGACTTATTATACACTTGCGCTTGCACACAGGTGAGCGCCCTTTTAAGTGTGAGAAATGTGGCAAGGCCTTCCGCACGTCAGCCCACCTGCTTAACCATCAGGCTCTGGAGCTGGGAGAGGGAAGATACACCTGTGCCACGTGCAACAAGGGCTTCAGGTCTGTGTCCATGCTAAAACAACACGAGAAAAGCCACCAGGGCAGCGGGATGCTGTGTTGTAGCGTGTGCTCGGGGGCCTTCGCTCATTCCTCCTATCTGCAGCTCAAACTGCACTTGCAAAACGGAGAGCAGCTTTTCCATTGCAAGGTGTGCAACAAAATCTTTGTGAAGATGTCCACTTTTGAGAAACACTGCAGAAAACATCAGACAGAGATGGACGGATGTGAGGACAGGGAAGTAAAAGAGGAAGACGATCCCCCATTTGAGCTGCATACTGCTGTGTCGCCAACGCCTTCGACGTCAGAAGTCAACACACGCTCCAAAACAAGAGCCAAAATTAAGAGTACAACCGAAAGCTCTTAAGAATTGAAAGGTATAACATTCACGTAATGTCTTTCTGTATTTGTGATGTATGACATAAAATACGCTTTCATCTGCTTTtagttttgtaaaataataaagataattcTCTGCATGCATGCAATACAGTCTTATAGACCATGCACAGTTGTACAAAATCATGCCTTtgcaaatttttttacatttaacttaatttaatgatttttttttatcttatcaaAAAATGGTGTAATTCTATATCTTATCAGCTTTGAAGATACAGGGGATGCATCATTATACTACATGCAGTTACCTTACTTGGAACAAATTCTTTAGTTGTTAAACCCCatcaaaaatactaaaacttactACTACACGTATTATAACTGAAACTGTAAGAGAATTGAGACAAACACAAAATGTGAACCCTCAGAAAGCTTCACGGAAATGAAAGGCTTTTGCTTCTAAGAATGTAATAGCCATTCAGCAGATATCAGCACAGAAAATGTGGAAAAACATTCAGACCAGGCCAAGCCTTATGCACAAATCATTTCATAATGCacaatttgttacatttatgtttaagtaATAGAGTAATAATATAAGTGTGCAATCAGCTACATGCAACTGacaaatataaagaatatataaatGCTTGCATATAAATCGACAATACATAGATGCTTGGACAATCCATGCAGGGTTATCATAATCCACAATGTATTCTGCAGTAAAAATGTTTGATTATACTGTTCGCACAGAATAgatgtttaacatttatttaaaataaaaaagtgaaatattgtttaaatggatTTCTGTGGTTGTTTCCGTTTTTCAGTGGAACTTGATGTTTATTATTGCTGTTAGAGAGCCACACAAGGCAGCATCTGTGACTGCATCCGCCTGGGTGTCATCATATCCAAGCAGAATGTGTTATCTGTGACAGAATCACAACCAGTTTTCTGGTTCTTTTGACAGAGAAAACATAGAAGAAACAATGAATTTTCAACTCTACACACAGTTTTATGTAAACACTTAGACgtgtttactgtcatttttagccagttgaatacaaaaaaaactaaCTCAAACGTTTGAACTGTGACCTGTTTCATTTTCAGTGGCATAATTTTAAACATGTTGTCTAATCTTAGGGCATGAGCATATAATGCAtggcttttattttgttattttccacAAGTTTGTTctggaaaacaacaaaaacaaacaaacaaacaaaatgttgttttacaaTTAGGTAGTGATGGTGATTATTTGCCCTCAATCAAACTTTGCTATGTTCAAACAGCTTTATGTTTAATACAAtacaatgttaacaaatgagttAACATTTGTCCAAGTGCCTTGTTTTATTCTTTAACTGAACTATGAGCAACTAATAGTGTGTATCTTGTGTGCCCTTATAATGTTATTGCTTGATAAGCAGCACTAGATGGCGCTAGGGGAATGGTAAAGTGATGGACATTCATTCTTTGGGGCCCTTAAGCAAAAAATTGACTCTTTAATAAAAGAGAATGGAATATCATGATGTTGGTTACACTATAAGGACACACATTAAAAATTGAATCACtcttttgagttaattattttcAGTTAGCTCATAAACCACAGTTGGCAAACAATTCAAAGCAAGCGTGCCTTTGTGTAGTCATAACCTGCAGTAGCAGATTCCAGTGCACATGTGATGCATACTGTataccagtggttcccaatcctggtcctggagaacctcCAACACTGCACACTTTTGGTGTCTTTCTTATCTGACCCAGACATTTGAGGTATTGTAGTCTTCCTCACTgctgagctgatgagtt comes from the Carassius gibelio isolate Cgi1373 ecotype wild population from Czech Republic chromosome B9, carGib1.2-hapl.c, whole genome shotgun sequence genome and includes:
- the LOC127964661 gene encoding gastrula zinc finger protein XlCGF8.2DB translates to MSHSSKPRSHPCGLCDKSFAQISMLTRHQQLHTSRLVLHKRTHAAEKPHTCRLCSKTFISSAHLALHLRSHSGERKYKCSVCSKMFMQSSQLMRHKTIHTGEKPFKCPDCNKCFGRASHLKTHRRLHTGEKPFKCTQCERAFTQKAGLIIHLRLHTGERPFKCEKCGKAFRTSAHLLNHQALELGEGRYTCATCNKGFRSVSMLKQHEKSHQGSGMLCCSVCSGAFAHSSYLQLKLHLQNGEQLFHCKVCNKIFVKMSTFEKHCRKHQTEMDGCEDREVKEEDDPPFELHTAVSPTPSTSEVNTRSKTRAKIKSTTESS